The following proteins are co-located in the Deferribacter autotrophicus genome:
- a CDS encoding PTS sugar transporter subunit IIA — protein MLILSIEIWKGEVMIGIVILTHGSLGLALLKTAEMILGKKDKVEILPVQSGSSLNDIAGVLEECIIKYRKDGLLILTDMFGGSPSNIAMAYIGEEKVDVVTGVNLPMLIKALTLREETNDVQEIARKVVERGKDSIKRPGDLLNG, from the coding sequence ATGTTAATATTAAGCATAGAGATATGGAAAGGTGAGGTTATGATTGGTATAGTTATTTTGACTCATGGTTCTTTAGGGCTTGCATTGTTGAAAACTGCAGAAATGATTTTAGGGAAAAAGGATAAAGTAGAAATTTTACCTGTGCAAAGTGGTTCTTCGTTAAATGACATTGCAGGAGTTTTGGAGGAATGTATTATTAAATATAGAAAGGATGGGTTATTAATACTTACAGATATGTTTGGTGGGAGCCCATCCAATATTGCTATGGCGTATATAGGTGAAGAAAAAGTGGACGTTGTGACAGGCGTTAATTTGCCTATGTTGATCAAAGCATTAACTTTACGTGAAGAAACTAATGATGTGCAGGAGATAGCAAGAAAGGTTGTAGAGAGAGGTAAGGATAGTATAAAAAGGCCTGGTGATTTATTAAATGGGTAA
- a CDS encoding PTS system mannose/fructose/N-acetylgalactosamine-transporter subunit IIB: protein MGKRIIFRVDDRLIHGQVIEGWIKYYKIKDVIIVSDNIVKDELKKTIYKSIIPDNVSLSFFSLADFKKNFNIKKVKNDLLVLFEDVDTFMKVSDILSDEIYINIGCVANRKHKIEVSDTVYLTKEEILALCNLREKYMVYTKKLPWETSVDIKNFHYLVK, encoded by the coding sequence ATGGGTAAACGCATAATTTTTCGTGTCGATGATAGATTGATACATGGACAAGTTATTGAAGGGTGGATTAAATATTATAAAATTAAGGATGTAATTATCGTGAGTGATAATATCGTTAAAGATGAGCTTAAAAAAACTATTTATAAAAGCATAATACCTGATAACGTAAGCTTAAGTTTTTTTTCATTAGCAGATTTTAAGAAAAATTTTAATATTAAAAAAGTGAAAAATGATTTGTTGGTTCTTTTTGAAGATGTGGATACATTTATGAAGGTTTCAGATATTTTATCAGATGAAATATATATAAATATTGGTTGTGTTGCTAACAGAAAGCATAAAATTGAAGTCTCGGATACAGTTTATTTAACAAAAGAAGAAATTTTAGCATTGTGCAATCTTAGAGAGAAATATATGGTTTATACAAAAAAATTGCCATGGGAAACAAGTGTAGATATTAAAAACTTTCACTATTTGGTAAAATGA
- a CDS encoding PTS sugar transporter subunit IIC: MKYLFLFFLSGLISVDRNSALNIMVSRPILIALIVGLILGNLTMCLLLGTIFELIGLIDLPVGTHVPRDDSFMCYVGCFMVNFGNIDNIFKLFILLLLLIAASYPVTFTDTLTRRLNQSIFLKNKIKWYNFPITRVLLWGVLISFLRGVIIYNLLFFVIYFVYNQIVTINLNYMFDRNVLNYLILLICFLSGYLIRFLSFKSLVKYIIFVTGIIFGWLII, translated from the coding sequence ATGAAGTATCTATTTTTGTTTTTTTTATCAGGATTGATTTCAGTTGATAGAAACAGTGCTCTTAATATTATGGTTTCACGCCCAATATTAATTGCTCTTATAGTGGGCTTAATTTTGGGTAATTTAACTATGTGCTTATTACTTGGTACAATATTTGAGCTTATAGGTTTAATTGATTTGCCTGTAGGCACACATGTTCCGCGTGATGATTCTTTCATGTGTTATGTTGGATGTTTTATGGTAAATTTTGGTAATATTGACAATATTTTCAAGTTATTTATATTGTTATTACTATTAATTGCGGCATCTTATCCTGTTACCTTTACTGATACCCTCACTCGTCGTTTAAACCAAAGCATTTTTCTAAAAAATAAAATCAAATGGTACAATTTTCCTATTACAAGGGTTTTACTCTGGGGAGTATTAATTTCGTTTTTAAGAGGCGTGATAATATATAATTTGTTGTTCTTTGTTATATATTTTGTGTATAATCAGATTGTTACTATCAACTTAAACTATATGTTTGATAGAAATGTTTTAAATTATTTAATATTGTTAATATGTTTTCTGTCTGGATATTTGATTAGATTTTTGAGTTTTAAGAGTTTAGTGAAATATATAATTTTTGTTACAGGTATCATTTTTGGGTGGTTGATTATATGA
- a CDS encoding PTS system mannose/fructose/sorbose family transporter subunit IID produces MSKLKRFIKSLFYQANWNYENMQGTGFVYLLDEINKEKEFNVPDRIIKKELSYFNTHPFLFMFVVGVWFREFLNNGDPEQYKRIYSSAFGALGDSFFWHALRPASFVFAAIIAFYNPVIALIFYLLFFNFFHFFFLYRGFDIGFTYGKETISWFNKILFNKWSNYFDIMTSFFMGLFLIVMLHKSGFENNVNFYIICLGYFLTGTALAKKVDVVFSLMVVMIVTFVLKISVGI; encoded by the coding sequence ATGAGTAAATTGAAAAGGTTTATTAAAAGTTTATTTTACCAGGCGAATTGGAATTACGAAAATATGCAGGGGACAGGGTTTGTTTATTTACTGGATGAGATAAATAAAGAAAAAGAATTCAATGTGCCCGATAGAATAATAAAAAAGGAACTTAGCTATTTTAATACGCATCCTTTTTTGTTTATGTTTGTGGTTGGAGTATGGTTTAGAGAGTTTTTAAATAATGGTGATCCTGAACAGTATAAAAGAATTTATTCTTCAGCATTTGGTGCTTTGGGCGACAGTTTTTTTTGGCATGCTTTAAGACCAGCGTCCTTTGTATTTGCAGCAATAATTGCATTTTATAATCCTGTAATTGCATTGATATTTTATCTATTATTTTTTAATTTTTTTCATTTTTTCTTTTTGTATAGAGGGTTTGATATTGGCTTTACTTATGGTAAGGAGACTATAAGCTGGTTCAATAAGATTCTTTTCAATAAATGGTCAAACTATTTTGATATTATGACATCTTTTTTTATGGGATTGTTTTTGATTGTTATGTTGCATAAGAGTGGATTTGAAAATAATGTTAATTTTTATATAATATGTTTAGGTTATTTTTTGACAGGGACTGCTCTAGCTAAAAAAGTTGATGTGGTATTTAGTTTAATGGTAGTTATGATTGTGACTTTTGTATTAAAAATTTCGGTGGGCATTTAG